The DNA segment TGAGATACCTTTCGACTCGTCAAACAAATTCATGACTGTCGTAGTCGATACTGCTTCATACAAGTTGGCCATATCAAAAGGAGCTCCTGATGTGATATTAAACAAATGCAGCTACTTTTTAAGGTCAGGCAAAGCTATAAAATTAGGAAAAATAAACAAAAACAAGATCATCAGGCAAAACGATGAAATGTCTAACAAAGCATTAAGAGTCTTAGCTGTTTCTTACAAGATTTTAAACGATGAAGACAATAACGTTGACAGTGATTTCATATTTGCTGGTCTTATAGGCATGGAAGATCCGCCAAAGGATGAAGTCAGTCAGACTATTGAAGAATGCCTTAGAAGTGGGATTAACGTTGTCATGATAACAGGAGACCAAAAAAACACTGCTGTGTCAATAGGAAAGAGAATCGGACTTTTAAAAGGCAAAAAAGCAATTTCAGGCCAAGAGCTTGATAAAATGGATGACGATGAGTTAATAAACCTTATAGATGACGTAAACATATTTTACAGAACTTCTCCGCATCACAAGCTAAAGATCGTCAGAGCTTTGAGAAAAAAAGGGTACATCGTTGCCATGACAGGAGATGGCATCAACGATGCACCAGCAGTAAAAGAGGCAAATATCGGCATTGCAATGGGTAAAGGCGGAACAGACGTTACAAGAAATGCCTCCGATATAACACTGGCTGATGACAATTTCACTACCATTGTCATGGCTATAAAAGAAGGTCGCGGCATCAACGAAAACATAAAAAAATTTTTAAGATACGTTTTGTCAGGAAATGTTGGCGAAATAATAGCTTTAGCCATGGCATCCATGACAGGCATGGAAATGCCGCTTACATCAAGCCAGATTTTAAGCATAAATCTTGTCACTGAAGGAATACCTGCTCTGGCATTAGGAGTAGAACCATCATCATTAAAACTTAAAAAGAATGAAAATGCACAATTGCTTGACAGCAAACTATACAACTACATACTCAAAAGAGGCTCTTTAATAGGATTTACGACGCTATTTGCCTTTAAATACGGTGAAGCACTTAGAAATCCAGTCATCGCCAAAACCATGGCATACTCAAACTTAGTCATGGCACAGATGTTCAATGTATTTGACGCAAGACGTGCAGAAATGCCTACACCAATATCACAAAATAAATTGTTGGTGCCATCTGTAGCCATATCTATCGCAACGCTATTGGCAACCATATACGTAAACCCTATTGCAAATATATTTGGAAATGCAAAGCTTAGCCTTATGGATTGGCTCATCGTTCTTTTAAGCTCCGGCATCATCAGCAGAATTTAATAAAGAATTGAGAGCTTTTGGCCTCAATTCTTTATCGCCATGTCAAATATCTTCTCGATGTTTATGTCTTCAGCAAGCCTTAAAATGGTATACCTTTTTCTTACCTCTTTTGCATTCAATAAGATATCTTTAAGGTCATCATATTTAAGTTCAAGATATGCAACATCATTTGGTGCGCCGGCGTCATTTAAAAGCTCATCAACATACTCCACCGTCGGTACATTTTCTGATACCCACTCCTTCATCGTATCCCAATTGTCCAAAATCCTATCCTGTCTCATTCTTCTCTCAGCTTCATCCAAATAGTAATAACCTATATCGTCAAAAATCTCAGATGATAATTTTCCAAAATTTCTATTTATCCTACATTCAAACTCATCTTTTGATTCACTCTTTCTTTCCTTCATCATTTCAATAATATCATCTCTGTCAAAAGAAAATACAGTATTGTAAAGTTTGACAGCGATTTTCGTCATTATGCCTACTTTTGCGCCATGGGAGTGATGAATTTCCCCGTTTGAAAGCTCTTTCATCTCGATGAAATGTGACAGATGATGCTCTGCACCCGATGCAGGCCTGGAATTTCCAAACTTAAGCATCGATATGCCTGACAAAATTAACGCATCCATAAGCTTACTTACAGCACTTTCATCCTTGTTTTTTAAGCTTTTGCTGACATCTACACATTTATAAAGGGACTTTTTCACATCATCTGCGATTTCCTCAGAATAGTCCTCTCCCGTTATGATGTTACTTACATACCAATCCGCTAATGATGTGAATTTGCCGATTATATCTCCAAATCCTGATGCAATCATGTCATATGGTGCATCTTTAAGCACTTTAGTATCACCCACAATAAATATTGGATACGTAGCATCGTAAGTCCTTTTGAAGCCATTTACGATAAGAGGCGACACAGATGACGCATATCCATCCATCGATGGAGCTGTTGCAACTATGCCATACGGTATTTTAGCTCTGCTGCTTACAAATTTCACAACATCGTTTATTGTGCCTGAACCAACGGCAATTAAAGCCTCAATGCCATCATTAAGATGTATCAACACTTCACCTACTGCCCTTTCATCAGGCACTAAATTTCCAGTTCTATTCAGATTGCACAACAGCACATCGTACTTTTTATCTTCCAATACATTTTTTAGAGTCAATCCTGCAGCTTCGTAAGTATTTTTATCACATACGATCAATACTTTAGAATTTATACCTACCTTATTCAATATATTCGGAACATCATGCAAGGCGCCACTGCAAATTTCTATCTCCTTTATCTTTGTGCCATCATTCATCGCACTTCCTCCAATTCGATCTCCTTAGTAGAATTTCTAATCCTTATTTCAGGTTTTATGCGAATATTTACAGGATTTGCAAAAGCCTTTTTCCCTTTTTTTATTAGGTCAAATAGAGTCGAAGCAGCAAGCCTTCCCATTTCTTCTTTAGGATGTATGATGGATGTAAGTTTTACATTGGAAAGCTCTGCATAATCAGAGTCATCAAAGCTTACAATCGAAATATCATCAGGCACGCTGTAGCCCAATTCTCTTATCGGATCTAAGATCCACATGGCAATTTGATCGTTGTAGCTGACAATAGCCGTCGGTTTATTGACCCACTTCGAGTATATCTCGTATATTTTTTCCCTTGGTTTTGTCTTCATCTCTTCCGTCGTATAAAAGATTATGTTGTCCTCTTTGATTTTAATATTGTGCTCCCTTAAGGCTTTCACATATCCTTTATACCTATTAAGCCCCTGGTTATCGTCGCTTTTAAATATGCCTATTATGTTTTTGTGCCCAAGTTTTATAAGATGGTCTGTTGCCATGTATCCTCCACCTTCATCATCCTGAATGATGTAAGATGGATTTAATTCTTCATAAAAGCTATTGATAAAAATGTACGGTATCCCTTTGTTTTTTAACTCATCAAAATAATTTAGATTGATATGGGGTAGTGCGCTTTTTGTAGGCTCGATGATCAGTCCTCTAATGTCTTTCGCCAAGACGTTCTCCAATATGTCCATTTCAGTCTCAATGCGGTTATTCGTATTGAAAAGCAATATGGAGTATCCATTTTTAGCTAATATTTGATCAATTCCTTTTATGATCCTTGGAAATATATAGTCGTTTATATACGTCGTTATGACTGCAATATTTTTATTATCATAGCTTTTCACAGAATTCCTATCTGCGCAAAAAGTCCCCAGACCTTGCTTCCTGTAAAGCCACCCTTCATTTTCAAGGTCATCAAGAGCTTTCCTAATAGTATGTCTGCTTACACCGAATATTTCCATCAGTTCGCTTTCCGTCGGCAGTGGATCATCTATGTTTATATTGTTCTTTATTATTAAATTGGTAATATAGTCTTTTACTATTTGATATTTTGGTACATTTTCTTCCAAAATCAAACATCCTCCCTCACATCATATCTACCTATATATAATTATATCGCTTACTCAGAATATAACTAAATTCCAAATCCGACAAAATATTTATTAAATATTCGTCACAATTATTTTATTATTTAAAATAAGGTAATAAAATTATCACCTGAAATTATCTAAACAGGTGATAATTTAAAAACATCTTATTTAAATGGGTTCTCGTTTTTGTACAACATTGAAGCTGGCTGATTAAATGAAACATCATCTACGCCTAATAACTTCATAGCGGCGTACAAGACTTTACCTGCATGTTTAAATGCAACGCCAACATGATGCGGGAAATTCTTTTCTATCAATACATGCCTGTAAAAGCGAGCCATCTCTTTAACCGCAAACACTCCAATGCTTCCAAATGACATAGGATCTATATCAAGCACTTCGCCTTCTGCTACATAACTTCTAAGCTTAGTATCTGCAGTGCTTTGCAGCCTAAACAAAGTTATGT comes from the Thermoanaerobacterium aotearoense genome and includes:
- a CDS encoding GntR family transcriptional regulator; translation: MEENVPKYQIVKDYITNLIIKNNINIDDPLPTESELMEIFGVSRHTIRKALDDLENEGWLYRKQGLGTFCADRNSVKSYDNKNIAVITTYINDYIFPRIIKGIDQILAKNGYSILLFNTNNRIETEMDILENVLAKDIRGLIIEPTKSALPHINLNYFDELKNKGIPYIFINSFYEELNPSYIIQDDEGGGYMATDHLIKLGHKNIIGIFKSDDNQGLNRYKGYVKALREHNIKIKEDNIIFYTTEEMKTKPREKIYEIYSKWVNKPTAIVSYNDQIAMWILDPIRELGYSVPDDISIVSFDDSDYAELSNVKLTSIIHPKEEMGRLAASTLFDLIKKGKKAFANPVNIRIKPEIRIRNSTKEIELEEVR
- a CDS encoding sn-glycerol-1-phosphate dehydrogenase codes for the protein MNDGTKIKEIEICSGALHDVPNILNKVGINSKVLIVCDKNTYEAAGLTLKNVLEDKKYDVLLCNLNRTGNLVPDERAVGEVLIHLNDGIEALIAVGSGTINDVVKFVSSRAKIPYGIVATAPSMDGYASSVSPLIVNGFKRTYDATYPIFIVGDTKVLKDAPYDMIASGFGDIIGKFTSLADWYVSNIITGEDYSEEIADDVKKSLYKCVDVSKSLKNKDESAVSKLMDALILSGISMLKFGNSRPASGAEHHLSHFIEMKELSNGEIHHSHGAKVGIMTKIAVKLYNTVFSFDRDDIIEMMKERKSESKDEFECRINRNFGKLSSEIFDDIGYYYLDEAERRMRQDRILDNWDTMKEWVSENVPTVEYVDELLNDAGAPNDVAYLELKYDDLKDILLNAKEVRKRYTILRLAEDINIEKIFDMAIKN